Genomic DNA from Urocitellus parryii isolate mUroPar1 chromosome 5, mUroPar1.hap1, whole genome shotgun sequence:
CAGAGGTCTGTATATTTAAGCCTTTCACCAAAGTTTTCCTTTCAGTGAAAGGATTTTAGTCATTGTCAGGGCgcaagcgtgtgtgtgtgtgtgtgtgtgtgtgtgtgtgtgtgtgtacacatataatacctttattttatttatttatttttatgtggtgctgaggattaaaccagtgcctcacacatactaggcaagagctctaccactgagccacaaccctggtcccATAGTCAGGGTAGTTTGATGGTACTACCTAATAAGCTGCCAGCTTAGATTGATGGGACCTTTCTTGGTATGCAATACTAAGAAGGGGTCtctcatattaaaacaaaacaaagtaatagAGGATCTTTTCAGGATTAAAAATAATCTAGTAATTTGTGTCTCTCTTGTGTCCAGTCCTTGCCACACACATATTTTTGTATGTGCGGCCACCGAGAGTAGACATGGAGTATAACACTCTGCACCATATTATTTCATATGCCCATTTCTATTAGTGACATAGATTCATACACCTACTTCATGTGaaattgtttgtctttttattttcattaacagTTCTGCCTTGAACATCTTTActattgtttctttaattatttttccccttCCCAGCTACTGAGAATTCATTTCTCAGAGCAGGTTTGAAAAGGAACAGAATTAGGTATCAGGAAGGATggcaacctgggcaatttagcaagacgctgtctcaaattttttaaaaataataataataattttttaattaaaaaatgtcttctttggaggctggggttgtggctcagtggtacagtgctcacctggcatgcacaaggcactgggttcaatcttcagcaccacgtaagtatgaaataaagatattgtgtctacctaaaactaaaaaaaaataaataaatatttaaaaattgtcttctTTGTGGTATAGTCCACTAAAAATCCTgtcaaagagaaattaaatattgACATAGAAGGAAGTCATCatatggaaaaatttttaaatttgctatCATTGAGAAGAAAAGTAGTTGACTTTGAAGTATCACAGAtgctggtggcacatgcctgtaatcacagcaactcagaaggctgaggcaggagaatggcaagtccAAGGTCAGCTTCAAtgacttagaaagaccctgtctcaaataaaaaataaggagttgtggctgtggctcagtgatagagagcttgcctagcattgtgaggtgctgggttcaatccttagcaccacgtacaatacataaataaataaataatggtccactgacagctaaaaaaaaatttaaataaataaaaaatataaaaaggctggggagccaggtgcagtggcacacacctgtaatcccagcctcttgggaggctgaggcagaaggattacaagttcaaagccagcctcagcaatttagtgagtctctaagcagcttagcaagaccctatctcaaaataaaatataaaaagggctggggatatggctcaaagCACAATGACTTTTCTCCTCAACACCTTGCAGAGGGGTCTTCTACTGGGGTTTACTCCCCAGTACTGCCATGGTGGGTGGGCAGGGCAGACAGGGAAGGTAGCACATGactattaagcaaaaaaaaaaaaaaaaaaaaaaaaaaaaatgtgctaaaacCTAACTTAGGTGGTGCTGTGGAGAAGCAGGTACATTTTTGGTGATTCTGAGAGTTAGTTTAGTCtttctgtaaagcagtatggaagGAAGTGGAAAaatcctaaatatatataaaccctTGGACACCAGGGTCCAAGGAAATAGGACCTAATAAAATGAATGTTTCATTTCTTTAGATGAAAAGAAAAGCCCACATATAAGGTAGGTTTTATAAGTTATGTGGCAAACATAAATCATAAAAGTCtacctttttatgtttcattacattttgtccaacaaaaaatatttttttaatttgagatatgATCTTactgtgtgatcctcctgcctcagcctcctgctttgctggaattacaggcatgcaccactgctcctgacCCTTCCAGATTGTTGACCACATTACAGAAAACAATTTAAGGACACATCAGAGTTTCAGTGGCAAAGGGAATTTATTGCAAAGTGAAAGTACATACTCAAGGACTAAATGCAGGCATGCCCAAAGTTTGAGAGACTCACAGATATATGGGTTGTGGTTTATATTGTTCAGGAAAATTAATCCTCCTAAGCAGAGGCTGAAAATGGAAGAGATTCTCTGAATTGGGAAGACCTTTTAGGGAAAATTGCTCAGTTTTAATTAGGCAGCTAAAGGGTATGTTGAGTATATATAGTAATCAACCTTAATGAGCAAAAGGTAAAGGTAAGGTCAGGAATCATTATGGTGAGTTTGTGCAAGAAACCAGTTACAGCTGGCTCTGGAGTGTGGCCTACCTCATGGTTaaggcaaaatgttttctctaatcaGATGCTAGCAGGATACCTGTGGTTAAGCAGGAGCAGCCCACAGGTTGCTTGCAGAGGTGCCTGCCAGCACCTAATTTCCCTGTGCCTAACTCAGGAAGAGAGTGGCTATCTTCCAGATCTGGCACAGAACTACCAGCCTCCTACTCTCACTATAAGTAGCGTTGGGGAAGCTGCCTtgtgggccagggaaggccaacaAATAGTTTTCAGTTATGcagaaatacaaaatggggctgagagTTGCCACTTCAGGTGGCACTCAAGATGTTCTACCCCAGTGACTCCCTTCACTCACATCAGGCTCACTCCATGTCCTTCTTTCTCTCAATGCCATATGAAGTGAAGTCACTTCCCGGGATCCCTCCGAACCCTGCCCCCGCTATTGCCACCTTCAGCCAAGCCCCAAGCCAGCCTCAGGCATCGCAGACCCTGACACCACTGGCTGTACAAGCTGCCCCCCAGGTAAGGGCCACCCCAGGGAGCTGGACTGAGGGCAGTGGGTAGGAATGAGGTGTGGGGTGGCCAGGGTCTGGGATCTGCATGAGGCAGGACAGAGAAAGGGTATGGGTTGAGGGAGGGAATCTCTTACTGGGACCCCTGGCCTCTCCCTTCCCCAAATCAGGCCCATTGGAAAAGATCTGCATTTGCTGGGCAGTTTCTTTGGGTCCAGAAAGAACTATAGAAATTCCATTAACTCTTTCATGCTGCAGAGTTTCTGCTTATCTTAATAATGAAATAAGTGAATAGCTTTGTCAGCTCCTTTAGCAGATGCTTGGAAGAGTTAATAGAGTGTTCAGAGTcctcatttagagacagggagcAGCCCCAGCCAGTGAGAAGCTGCCTGTAGGATCCTGCAGGCAAGCATAGCCCTGGTGACCTTTGTTCCATGCACTAATCTCTGAGGCATCCAGTCAGAGGGCATCCTCTACCAGAGCCTGGGGGAAACTTGGGGGAGGCTTAAGAGACAGCAGACCCCAGAGAAGGTCTGTGCAGCCCTACCTGTccagtgggcagggctgggccctGCCTTGATTTGGGCCACTTCTTTGCAGGCAAGATAGTATGGCTCAGGCACCCGCTCAGGTCCAGCCTCCAGCTAGGGCATGGCTCTTCCCTGCCTCCTGTGGCCTCTCCCCACTGcccttaaaatgttttgtttgtgcTCAACTGGGTCTAAGAGACCCAGTGTTTGCGCTATcaatgttgattttttattttttcttttctttttgaaatcttGTTTGCTTTTGCAGGTCTTGACTCAGGAAAACTTAGCCACAGTTCTGACAGGAGTTATGGTTCCAGCAGGGGCAGTTACTCAACCTCTTCTTATCCCCATCAGTATTGCAGGTCAAGTGGCTGGGCAGCAGGGGCTGGCCGTGTGGACAATTCCTACAGCAACTGTGGCTGCCCTCCCAGGACTGACTGCTGCTTCTCCCACGGGGGCACTATTCAAGCCACCTTTAGCTGGTCTGCAAGGTAACGGCAACTCTCCCCAGGACTGCACCAGGCCCCCCACCACCCTACACTACCACTCCTGCACACGTGCTTGCCATGTCGGACTCAGAACCCACGGCCCACTCAGGGCAACAGCCCTGGAGTCTGCATCAGTGTCCCAGGCTCCCAGCCACAGAGCCGCTGCACCATCTTGGAACTCTAGGCCAGGACATCATGTCAGCCCAGCAGGCCTTTCTTCCTTCAACCAACTGCCTGAGACTGCCCCTCCCCCCATGCCAGCTTCCTGAGAAGGACTGCAAGAAGATTCAACATCTGGTTCTTGAACCTACACATCTCCTGGCCCAAGGGAGGGGGGATGAGAGATGCTGGCATGTGCCAGCCCTTCAAGGATCAAAGCAGCTGCGTGCCCCCTATGCCCATTGCCCCAACCCCATGTTATTCTTGTGCCAGATCCCTTGGGATTGGAGCCACTCTGGGCCATGGCTAGGCGTTTGAGCACCTCTGTCTCTGCCTTGCTCCATAGCAGCTGCCGTGCTGAACACCGCTCTCCCGGCACCCGTACAAGCTACCCCACCAGTCCAGGCCTCTTCACCGGCCCAGCCCCGGCCACCAGCCCAGCCCCAGACACTGTTCCAGACCCAGCCGCTGCTGCAGACCACGCCTGCCATCCTACCACAGCCCACTGCTGCCACCgctgctgcccccacccccaagccAGTGGACACCACCCCACAGATCACCGTGCAGCCTGCAGGCTTCGCGTTTAGTCCAGGAATCGTAAGCTGCTGCCCTCACCCAAGGCTGACCAGGGATGGATCAAATCTTGGGCCAAGGGTAGAACTGACCCTTCCCGCAGTGGAGGACCTGCCCCTTGAATACAGCCCTTTTCCAACACATCAGCCGAGATGAGCTCCCTCTGAGGTCTTCTTGCAGCTGTCAACCTGTCCAGCTCAGGCAAAAGCATACAGCCTCTGCCAAGAGGGCTGGGCAAATTCTCCAGAACCTGAACCACTGGACCAGCCTTGGAGGGTGGGATGATGTCTAGGGATTGCGAATCTGTGAGCTGCCATGAAGTGCAGTTAGAGGCTCACTACTCTGTGCTGATGTCTATTCGGTGTGGCTCCCGACTTGGCAGTGGAGCTGTCAGATGTGACTAGGGACACATCAGCCCCTCCAGTCAGGCCCTTCTACCCTCCCAGGCCTGGCCCAAAAGATTAACCAGTTACTGTCCTGACTGTGGTCTCTGCCCTACCCTACTGCCCCCTGAAGCCCCTACATAGTACTGGATACTATTCAGCTGTGGACATGGGCCTGCAGTCCTGGCCATGTTCACAAATGCCCATCCccatgcccccagcccttttccctCTATCAGAGTCTCTTTCTCACCCCTTGGCCTCTGAGCAGGACTCTTCCTCCACCCACAGATCAGTGCTGCTTCCCTCGGGGGACAGACCCAGATCCTGGGCTCCCTCACTACAACTCCGGTCATTACCAACGCCATTCCCAGCATGCCAGGGATCAGCAGTCAGATCCTCACCAATGCTCAGGGACAGGCAAGTGGTCAAAGCCAAGTCTGGGGGGTGGGGGCTATGGAGAAGCTGGCCAGGAGTGGGCCAGGAATTGGGCTAACAGTCATAGAAACTCAAATAGGGTGTCAAATTGCTGTTCATAGCTCCCTATGGTGGCTCTCTGATGATGCTGAGGCCAGGCAGGGGTAGTACTAACCTGTCCTACAGGTGCTCATTCTAGTTGGGGGGTTTCATTTAAAGAGCACCTACTTTGTGGCTACGCTTTGGGCTAGGTGCTTTCttatacattttctcattttgggTACAAATCTATTAGGTAGagatttttattcccatttgGTGGGAAAGAAGACTGAAGTTGAGATAAACTAAGCCACACAACTGAAATGTTGCAGAGCCAGGATTGGCATCCAGGTCCCTGATTCATAAACAGACCTATTGCTGTCATGCTGCAGCTCTGGATAGAATAAAGAAAGGAGCCCCTCTAGTGTGAATCCTTTACTTTGATGATGAGGAAACGGAggccagagaggttaagtgatttgtcCAAATTAGCATCTTCATCTACCAGTGTGGGGATCTGGGTTGGGGAGGAGCTGGGCACTGCCCTCATGCCTGGGGTCCCTGCCTTATTTCCTCCCAGGTTATTGGAACACTTCCATGGGTGGTGAACTCAGCTAGTGTGgcagccccagcaccagcccaAAGCCTGCAAGTCCAGGCCGTGACCCCCCAACTGTTGTTGAATGCTCAGGGCCAGGTGATTGCGACCCTGGCCAGCAGCCCCCTGCCTCCGCCTGTGACGGTCCGGAAGCCAAGCACGCCTGAGTCCCCTGCTAAGAGTGAGGTACTAGGGTTGGGGGTATGGGTGGGGTGACAGGCAATACTGTCTCCATGGGCTGCTTACCTCCAGGTTGTGACTCCTGAAAAAGAGCACCCACCGAAAGTGAAGGGAGAGCCCTGAGTAGAAGGACTACATGAGTTCACCCCAACCCTACCCAGGACATAGCATCCTTTGGTCCCCTACCCAATCATACCAAAACATGTGTCTGTGCCCTCAGAAGTCAATATCATTCTAAGAAGGAAGGTGGAGGGTGGGTCTGAAATGTGTGGGGTGGTCAAACTGCTGGAAAAGATCCAGGAGGTTCGTTCTGTAccccctcctccttcacctctcCACTCTGCTCCTTGATTTTGATTATTCATTTCATTGTTCATTTCAGAAGCATTTTTTGAGTGTCTAATATATCCTAAGTACTGAATATACAAAGATGACTGAGATGCCCTTGCTGGCCTTAGGTAGCTCAgcattaaaaataactacaaatcaATATCATAAACccagtacagtggcacacacccataatcccatcagttcaggaggctgaggcaggaggatcccaagtttgaggccagtctttgtaacttagtgagaccctgtttcaaaataaaaagggctggggatgtagcccagtatAGTTagtgcccagtaccaaaaatgaggaaaaaaacattttttaaagtcaacATTATAGAACAATACATTAGATATATTATATCCTCAAACAAGGATATATCCAATGTAATGGGATTATGTGGATAATTTCGTATCTATACAGATTTATTAATTATTAGGTTGTTAAGTCATCATATATTacttattaatttcttctttttgttgttgttgtagtagatggacacaatattttattttatttatttttatgtggtgctaaggatcgaacccagtgcctcacatgtgctaggcaagctctctacccctgcctacactcccagcccctaatttattcttttttcaaataaatttttttcattgtcaatggacatttatttgtttatttttaagtggtgctgagaatagaacccagtgcctcacacatactaagcaagtgctctacaactgagctacaaccccagtcccctaatttattctttttcaaaaaacatttttagtttattttatctatttatttattgaacccagtgcctcacatgtgctctaccactgtgcctcagctcctgtgccctaatttatttttaaaatatttttttccattcaaaatactgtcacattggaagaaaatgaaatgaaatgaagggAGGAAAAAGTCAACATGATAAAGACTATGATAGAGGCGTGAATAAAGCAATTTGAGACACCAGAGAAGGGAGTTCTGACAGGAGAGGGAGTCAGGCAAGTCAACCTAGAGAAGGAGCTTTGAACTAATATGAAAGGATGAGTTGGCTGTGAGGGTGTTCTGTATCTGGGGAACTACAGGGAGTATCCTGTGCTAGAGCAGCAATTCTCGAACTCATGCATCAGAATTACCTGAAGGGCTTGTGGGATTGAAGAGTTTCTTTTTCAGTATGTCTAAAGTGGGGCCTAATAATATGTTTTCTAAATTCCTAGGTGACATTGAGGTCAGGGGTTCTCAAATGTGGTAGGCTGCTTCTAAACTTTGTAAATAACCCCTtagcctcatctgtaaaataagggttGTAAGAGGACCTACCTCAGAGGGTTATGAATGTCATGCTGCAGCAACAAACActgatgcattttttaaaattttctgttatccAGATAAATCTAAGAACTAGACTGTTGTGAGACTTGAATCCTTGTCACCTGTTAGGAGGCAATTTAAGCAGTTCCAGCAAGAGACAAAGAGCTTTGAACAAAGGTAGAGGTTTTAGGGATGAAGAAGAAATAgacttgagggctggggctgtggctcagcaatagagtgcttgcctagcatgtgcgaggccctgggttcgatccttagcaccacataaaaataaataagtaaaggtattgtgtctaactacaactaaaaaataaatattaaaaaaaaagaaatagacttgAAAGCTGCCAGGAGGTAGAACCCAGGGAATAGGACCATTCTGGAGAAACATGCATTTCCTAGaaagctttattaaaaaaaaaaaaaaactttaaaacactaatttcatatatttatagtttCTTCTCATTACAAATATGAcatgatttttattgaaatttcagTATGTAtcatgtaaaaagtaaaaatcccATGGGCTGgcagggtagctcagtggtagaatatgtgCCTAGCACACCTGAAGCCTTGGGTTTCATCTcagcactgcacacacacacacacacacacacacacataacacacacacacacacacacacacacacacaccataaaaaTTCCTTCTAATTCTACCACCAGAAATTACTTCTGTTGTTAGCTTGCTTCATATGactcaagatttttttcctggaaattcataggtacattttaaaaaattatttttttttagttatagatagacagtacatttatttatttctatgtggtgctgaggatcaaacccagtgcctcacacatgccattcaagcactctaccactgagccacaaccccagcccctcataggtatttttttaaaggtatttctccataaaaccttttttttcctttttgcagtattgggaattaaacccaggggtgttctattgctgagctacattccagcccttttattttttttattttgagacaaggtcttgctaaattgcagaggctggctttgaacttgcaatcctcctgcttcagcctcgtACATTGCTAAGATTATAATaagtgtgagccactgcacccagctaaaaaCTATATTTCACCTTAGGTTTTTTCATTTAGCCTCTATGACTCAGTACAGTTAAGAGAtgtactttattcttttaatatatgcataatCTCTCATTGTTGTGAGATCAAGGAGTTATCTATCTGTTCCCTACTCATGGATATTTGAGGCCTGGGCAACTCTAGAATGAGAAGAACTTACTCCTGATTAGAATCTAGCATAAGCTTTTCCTTTGAGGGCAGAGATATGAGATCAGTTATCCCAAAGGTAGAAACTTGGTGGGGCTTTCACCAAGAGTACTGAGACATTCTGAGCCTCTCATCTGCATAGGTGGCTTCAGCTTCACTGGGCATGTTGCTCTACTTATTTCAGAGGTCACTATTGTGAAATGGGTATTAGTAATCAGCAGCTTTAATCTTGTTTTGTGAGAGGATACAGGTGGGAGGATACTGGTAAGTGAGAATTTCATACTCTCCTGCACTGGTCCATCCAGGGATTCTGACCCCCTGAGTTACGCAAGGAACAACAGGGGCTTATCTCTCTTCCAGGTGCAGCCCATCCAGCCCACACCAGCTGTGCCCCAGCCTGCTGTGGTCATtgccagcccagccccagcagtCAAGCCATCTGCCTCTGCTCCCATCCCAATCACCTGCTCAGAGACCCCCACGGTCAGCCAGTTGGTATCCAGTAAGTGGCTCCTGGAAGAGAGAAGGTGGGGGGCATTTGTTTGGGCATTTTAACTTGCTCACATACtgcttttattatatatttcctgGAGACATATGCTATGGCATGGTCCtggagtcccagctactcaggagattgaggcaggcagatcactTGAGTGTGGGcaatcaaagccagcctgggcaatccCATCTGAAATGAATCAAATTCCTGGATTCCAAAAGTCACAAAGGGCAGAAGCCCAATTCGAGGAGCTAGCTTTCTTATTCCTGTTGCTGTTGAGCTTGATAGATTCTGGACAGGATGGTAGAGACTGCTCAGTTGGTTGGCTGACTGCTTCTCTGAGAGGCCAAGCCATTGGCTGTCTGCTGTGGGCTCTCATCCAGCACTGAGGAACGTGGACAGCCAACAAGTGTGCTTGAGGCAGGATGAGGGactgtggggtgggggaaaggtcAGTAGTTAGAGCGATAAGAACTTGAAAATAAGCCTTATCCCTGAGAGGGTGGTCCAGCCCCTTTCCCACAAGTCTGCTTGCCTTGGGAAGGGGTATTGAAGGTAGGTGCACAAGCCTAGTGTCCCCATTCCTCACCATGCACTCGTCCAGACCAATGGACCAGATAATCAGTGATGATTCCCATCTTACACACTCATCTCTGATCTTTCCTTTGGCCTAGAGCCACATACTCCAAATCTGGATGAGGATGGGATCAACTTAGAAGAGATCCGGGAGTTTGCCAAGAACTTTAAGATCCGTCGGCTCTCCCTGGGCCTTACACAGACCCAGGTGGGCCAGGCTCTGACTGCAACAGAAGGTCCAGCATATAGCCAGTCAGCCATCTGCCGGTAAGTAAGGCTGCCCTGGACAAGGTCAGGGTCTGCTCAGTGCCTACCAGGCATCTAGCCCCTTACCATATCCCCCTTGCTCCTGACTTCTACCAGATAAGATGTATTTATCTGGATATGAACACCTGGAGTAGCTAAAGACTGACTAAACTCTCTGAAATTTATTCTCTGATCCTGAGCATTTATGTGGTCTTTTGGGGGCAATCTAAGACCCAAATCCATTCAGGAATCCTAGCAGAAAAGGAGTTATAAACTTAGTCACACAAGTAGGAACTTCAGTTCCCTTGTGGCCCTCAACCAGGCCACACCCTGTCATGCTGTCATCTCCCCCTCCTATAAGGCCTGACTATAAAGTACGAGAGCTGATTTTTCTGTGTGTACCTTATAAACTGGTTTTGATGTCAATATCAGAGGAAGGGGAGCAGAGAGTTTCAAAGAAGAAACTCATTGGGCTCAGTGGATAACCCAATGATTTCATCTGCCTGCCAACTCTGTAGCTAAGACTATAATGACTATTAGAGCGACAACCGTGCCGTGTTGGCTCGGCCAGAAAAGTAGCCTGTCATGTTAGCCATGTTCCTATGAGAGTGCAGTTGGAGGAGGACAGCACTCATGTCCTCTGGAGGCTGCTCAAGATGACTTCTCAAGGGACTTCACTCATTTGGGTGTGAAAGTTTTGGAATGGTTGTTTAGGGCAGTATTGTCATCATCCTATTGACCTGAGGCTGTAGAAATAATCTCACTGTTAAGACCTGGGATTCTGGAGAGTCTGAGGAGTCTGGTCTTGGACAAGCCAAAGGGGTCATGGTGGAGGCAGTGAGAGGACACTGGGAAGGGCCTTACCAGTTCCACAAGGAGCAGCCCCTTGAAGGTAGTGCACTGAGACCAACACACTCTGTTTCTTCCTGGGCATGTGTTGTCTGCAGGTTTGAGAAGCTGGATATCACGCCCAAGAGTGCCCAGAAGCTGAAACCAGTGCTGGAGAAGTGGCTAAATGAGGCTGAACTCCGGAACCAGGAAGGCCAGCAGAACCTGATGGAGTTTGTGGGAGGTGAGCCCTCCAAGAAACGCAAACGC
This window encodes:
- the Pou6f1 gene encoding POU domain, class 6, transcription factor 1 isoform X1; this encodes MDPGAGSESSLTVNEQVIVMSSHETIRVLEVGVDAQIPAEDEGKGLESVAADSSQRGGPAEASNPGPDNPDPSAEAVKSLPGIPPNPAPAIATFSQAPSQPQASQTLTPLAVQAAPQVLTQENLATVLTGVMVPAGAVTQPLLIPISIAGQVAGQQGLAVWTIPTATVAALPGLTAASPTGALFKPPLAGLQAAAVLNTALPAPVQATPPVQASSPAQPRPPAQPQTLFQTQPLLQTTPAILPQPTAATAAAPTPKPVDTTPQITVQPAGFAFSPGIISAASLGGQTQILGSLTTTPVITNAIPSMPGISSQILTNAQGQVIGTLPWVVNSASVAAPAPAQSLQVQAVTPQLLLNAQGQVIATLASSPLPPPVTVRKPSTPESPAKSEVQPIQPTPAVPQPAVVIASPAPAVKPSASAPIPITCSETPTVSQLVSKPHTPNLDEDGINLEEIREFAKNFKIRRLSLGLTQTQVGQALTATEGPAYSQSAICRFEKLDITPKSAQKLKPVLEKWLNEAELRNQEGQQNLMEFVGGEPSKKRKRRTSFTPQAIEALNAYFEKNPLPTGQEITEIAKELNYDREVVRVWFCNRRQTLKNTSKLNVFQIP
- the Pou6f1 gene encoding POU domain, class 6, transcription factor 1 isoform X2, which translates into the protein MDPGAGSESSLTVNEQVIVMSSHETIRVLEVGVDAQIPAEDEGKGLESVAADSSQRGGPAEASNPGPDNPDPSAEAVKSLPGIPPNPAPAIATFSQAPSQPQASQTLTPLAVQAAPQVLTQENLATVLTGVMVPAGAVTQPLLIPISIAGQVAGQQGLAVWTIPTATVAALPGLTAASPTGALFKPPLAGLQAAVLNTALPAPVQATPPVQASSPAQPRPPAQPQTLFQTQPLLQTTPAILPQPTAATAAAPTPKPVDTTPQITVQPAGFAFSPGIISAASLGGQTQILGSLTTTPVITNAIPSMPGISSQILTNAQGQVIGTLPWVVNSASVAAPAPAQSLQVQAVTPQLLLNAQGQVIATLASSPLPPPVTVRKPSTPESPAKSEVQPIQPTPAVPQPAVVIASPAPAVKPSASAPIPITCSETPTVSQLVSKPHTPNLDEDGINLEEIREFAKNFKIRRLSLGLTQTQVGQALTATEGPAYSQSAICRFEKLDITPKSAQKLKPVLEKWLNEAELRNQEGQQNLMEFVGGEPSKKRKRRTSFTPQAIEALNAYFEKNPLPTGQEITEIAKELNYDREVVRVWFCNRRQTLKNTSKLNVFQIP